A stretch of the Poseidonibacter parvus genome encodes the following:
- the ftsZ gene encoding cell division protein FtsZ, translated as MDNLFKVDDIKVDMPNKVLSDNVAKIAVIGVGGGGCNMINHMIKEGSHKIDLIAANTDLQVLHISKAPKKIQLGLKLTKGLGAGMKPEIGRDSAVESYEDIKTALKGADIIFIAAGLGGGTGTGAAAIIAKAAKEIGALTVSVVTKPFTWEGKKRAGLANLGLEELKKVSDSIIVVPNDRLLEIIDENVGMKDAFKIIDNILFQAVNGMSEVILNPGNSDINTDFADVKTIMQHRGMALMGIGKAKGEDAAQRALEDAIDSPLLDKVSLNGAKGILIHFNIHPQVSLFAINDVMGTINDRMDSNAEIIFGTTSDSTLETDEVKITIVATGFESKNDEHEETSESSEDGTQSAISTDDDNYLDVPPLMRDYVVQYQF; from the coding sequence ATGGATAATTTATTTAAAGTGGATGATATAAAAGTGGATATGCCAAATAAAGTTTTATCAGATAATGTAGCAAAAATTGCAGTAATTGGAGTTGGTGGTGGTGGTTGTAATATGATTAACCACATGATTAAAGAAGGTTCTCATAAAATCGATTTAATCGCAGCTAATACAGACCTACAAGTACTTCATATTTCAAAAGCTCCAAAGAAGATTCAACTTGGACTTAAACTTACTAAAGGTTTAGGTGCAGGAATGAAACCTGAAATTGGTAGAGATTCAGCTGTCGAATCATACGAAGATATAAAAACTGCACTAAAAGGTGCTGATATTATTTTTATTGCTGCTGGTCTTGGTGGTGGTACTGGAACTGGTGCTGCTGCTATTATTGCTAAAGCTGCAAAAGAAATAGGAGCATTAACTGTTTCTGTTGTTACAAAACCATTTACATGGGAAGGTAAAAAAAGAGCAGGTTTAGCAAATCTTGGATTAGAAGAACTTAAGAAAGTATCTGATTCAATTATTGTAGTACCAAATGATAGGTTATTAGAAATTATTGATGAAAATGTTGGAATGAAAGACGCTTTCAAAATTATTGATAATATTTTATTCCAAGCAGTTAACGGAATGTCTGAAGTAATTTTAAATCCAGGAAATTCAGATATTAATACAGATTTTGCTGATGTTAAAACTATCATGCAACATCGTGGTATGGCTTTAATGGGAATTGGTAAAGCTAAAGGTGAAGATGCTGCTCAAAGAGCATTAGAAGATGCTATTGACTCTCCTTTGCTTGATAAAGTATCATTAAATGGTGCAAAAGGTATTCTAATTCACTTTAATATTCATCCACAAGTGTCATTATTTGCTATTAATGATGTTATGGGAACTATAAATGATAGAATGGATTCAAATGCTGAGATTATTTTTGGAACTACATCTGATTCAACGCTTGAAACTGATGAAGTTAAAATAACTATCGTTGCAACTGGTTTTGAATCTAAAAACGATGAACATGAAGAAACATCTGAAAGTTCAGAAGATGGAACACAAAGTGCAATTTCTACTGATGATGATAACTATTTAGATGTACCACCTTTAATGAGAGACTACGTAGTACAATATCAATTTTAA
- the ftsA gene encoding cell division protein FtsA yields the protein MNNTLLAIDIGSSSITAVIAKHDLESNINILGTGLQKSEGVNKGIIINIEEASKAIKDAINIAKRSTTEVIETSVVSISGSYTKSIRSSGSVNVPNGLITETEINQVMQMALYNATIVPEYEVVHVVPIFFKVDDSVDVDNPLNMNGSRLEVSVYIVTAKRTALTNIKSALKISGVDITRFVLDGYASAISVLDEQQKKFGATVINIGSTTTEFVSYKGSSLIFNGFIPVGSNHITNDLSVMLHTPPAAAEKIKTEYGSLTKNFSASNELGVTKVKIPRIGDEDTHSEVALDYIQTIIHARVEEILVLVKNKLKKSGILDNAGSGIVITGGMSNLEGIKALAEKIYDGIPISVSNPKNIENGYMSFDDSRMSTIVGLLVYSLGINRNYELDSSKKLMKPVKKQQAIVEEKTINNNSINTKSESNEKSDLSLKNDDPTILTPLRKDNKKGVSKFWSKVSEWF from the coding sequence TTGAATAATACTCTTTTAGCAATTGATATTGGTTCATCTTCTATAACAGCAGTTATAGCAAAGCATGATTTAGAATCAAATATTAATATCCTTGGTACTGGCTTACAAAAGAGTGAGGGTGTTAATAAGGGTATAATTATAAATATAGAAGAAGCTTCAAAAGCTATAAAAGATGCAATAAATATAGCGAAAAGAAGTACAACAGAGGTTATTGAAACTTCAGTTGTTTCTATTTCAGGTAGTTATACAAAAAGTATTCGAAGCTCAGGTTCTGTAAATGTTCCTAATGGTTTGATTACTGAAACTGAAATCAACCAAGTAATGCAAATGGCCCTTTATAATGCAACTATTGTTCCTGAATATGAAGTAGTTCATGTTGTACCTATTTTCTTTAAAGTTGATGATTCTGTTGATGTTGATAATCCTCTTAACATGAATGGTTCAAGACTTGAAGTTTCAGTTTATATTGTTACTGCAAAAAGAACAGCTCTTACAAATATTAAATCAGCTCTTAAAATTTCAGGTGTTGATATTACTAGATTTGTTTTAGATGGTTATGCATCAGCTATTTCTGTTTTAGATGAACAGCAAAAAAAGTTTGGAGCAACTGTAATTAATATAGGTTCTACAACAACAGAATTTGTATCTTACAAAGGAAGCTCACTAATCTTTAATGGTTTTATACCAGTTGGTTCTAACCATATTACAAATGATTTATCTGTAATGCTTCATACTCCTCCAGCAGCTGCTGAGAAAATTAAAACAGAATATGGTTCTTTAACAAAAAACTTTTCTGCTTCAAATGAACTTGGTGTTACAAAAGTTAAAATCCCAAGAATTGGAGATGAAGATACTCACTCTGAAGTTGCATTAGATTATATTCAAACTATTATTCATGCAAGAGTTGAAGAAATTCTTGTACTTGTAAAAAACAAATTAAAGAAAAGCGGTATCTTAGATAATGCTGGTTCTGGAATTGTAATAACAGGTGGTATGAGTAATTTAGAAGGTATAAAAGCTTTAGCTGAAAAAATCTATGATGGAATTCCAATTTCAGTATCAAACCCTAAAAATATTGAAAATGGATATATGAGTTTTGATGATTCACGAATGTCAACAATAGTTGGTCTATTAGTTTATTCTCTAGGAATTAATAGAAACTACGAATTAGATTCAAGTAAAAAATTAATGAAACCAGTGAAGAAACAACAGGCTATTGTTGAAGAAAAAACAATAAACAATAATTCAATTAATACTAAATCTGAATCAAATGAAAAATCAGATTTAAGCTTAAAAAATGATGACCCAACAATTTTAACACCTCTTAGAAAAGATAATAAAAAAGGTGTTTCAAAATTTTGGAGTAAAGTATCGGAGTGGTTTTAA
- a CDS encoding peptidylprolyl isomerase yields MITWMQRHKRWLVITIWISTIAFVGAGFVGWGSYDYGKEGGTVAVVGDREVSIEEYQQEYSNLYDQYSRLFGETFNEEMANKLNLRDVAYKQVIQKNLILSYADTLGLDITDQDIAKELLKYNAFLKDGKFDKPTYIKVLSQNRTTPVKFEESLKRNILLQKVQTLFDVTPNSVEVENLTKLLFVEDDITYKILEAKDIIVTPTQDELKKHWESNKNAYMSEISYEFQTTEVPVVSANSSEEDIKKHHAKFKTDYKKEDGKLKSYEEAKAQVIKELDARFTKKEALKKYLKIKKDEEKLTSSAILDQSKLKFNAENNQRIIAAKQGDLLKPFLQDNKYIIVKVVKINQSKPLSFEKALEDVKASYEVVAKDKKLDELAKKELENFSGIEAKNVSRQSIDKITGLSPQEASNFLSQLFQVNEKTGTIKLNGKVVLYKINASKLGANDKTKEESVKSTLIQLQSEELMNNLVKRLENTFEIQSSIETKE; encoded by the coding sequence ATGATTACGTGGATGCAAAGACATAAAAGATGGCTTGTTATTACTATTTGGATAAGTACCATCGCATTTGTAGGAGCAGGCTTTGTCGGCTGGGGTTCTTATGATTATGGAAAAGAGGGTGGAACAGTAGCTGTCGTTGGAGATAGAGAAGTTTCAATAGAAGAATATCAACAAGAGTATTCAAACCTTTATGATCAATATTCAAGACTATTTGGTGAAACTTTTAACGAAGAAATGGCTAATAAATTAAATTTAAGAGATGTTGCTTATAAGCAAGTTATTCAAAAGAATTTAATTTTATCGTATGCTGATACTTTAGGTTTAGATATTACAGATCAAGATATTGCAAAAGAATTGTTAAAATATAACGCATTCTTAAAAGATGGAAAATTTGATAAACCAACATATATCAAAGTTTTGTCTCAAAATAGAACAACACCTGTAAAATTTGAAGAATCATTAAAAAGAAATATTTTACTTCAAAAAGTTCAAACATTATTTGATGTTACTCCAAACAGTGTTGAAGTTGAAAACTTAACAAAATTACTATTTGTTGAAGATGACATTACATACAAAATTTTAGAAGCAAAAGATATTATTGTAACTCCTACACAAGATGAATTAAAAAAACATTGGGAATCAAATAAAAATGCTTATATGTCAGAAATTTCTTATGAATTTCAAACAACTGAAGTTCCTGTTGTATCTGCTAACTCTTCAGAAGAAGATATAAAAAAACATCATGCAAAGTTTAAAACTGATTACAAAAAAGAAGATGGAAAATTAAAGTCTTATGAAGAAGCTAAAGCTCAGGTTATCAAAGAGTTAGATGCTAGATTTACTAAAAAAGAAGCTTTAAAGAAATATCTTAAAATTAAAAAAGATGAAGAAAAATTAACTTCATCAGCAATTCTTGACCAAAGTAAGCTTAAGTTTAATGCTGAAAACAATCAAAGAATTATTGCAGCAAAACAAGGAGATTTATTAAAACCATTTTTACAAGATAATAAATACATTATCGTTAAAGTAGTTAAGATTAATCAATCAAAACCTCTTTCTTTTGAAAAAGCTTTAGAAGATGTAAAAGCTTCGTATGAAGTTGTTGCAAAAGATAAAAAGCTTGATGAATTAGCTAAAAAAGAGTTAGAAAACTTTAGTGGTATTGAAGCTAAAAATGTTTCAAGACAATCAATTGATAAAATTACTGGTTTAAGTCCACAAGAAGCTTCTAATTTCTTAAGTCAATTATTTCAAGTAAATGAAAAAACTGGAACTATTAAATTAAATGGGAAGGTAGTACTTTACAAAATCAATGCTTCAAAATTAGGAGCTAATGATAAAACAAAAGAAGAATCAGTAAAAAGTACACTAATTCAACTACAAAGTGAAGAATTAATGAATAATCTAGTAAAAAGACTAGAAAATACTTTTGAAATTCAATCTTCTATAGAAACAAAGGAATAA
- a CDS encoding AAA family ATPase, translating into MAKQEEYKSFKLTGVIKKVLYTNEETKYVIAVLENNQKICGAYFDTEIEKIVGEEVVLNGNWTTHKKYGVQFEFDTLELKEAEIFFFLTKIVKGVGKKFAQELLEKYTEDELVKILNDNPEELLTFKGIKEKKLNMIVNSWQKFKHLRELGSFLAKFGVTSNLITRIYSSLGEVDNLIEKIKKNPYLLINIKGIGFKRADEIAKALGIDPFSQFRIMACLNYTLREYCDNNGNSSIDKSHLYKLLDDSLRFSDKNDLYEESLTKMLVEEEIFVTKENRYSPSILYYAEKRTLEFFQRRQNDLNRKIIATFDDYLVKKQLTLGFELSSEQKKAVELVNDGHKTLFLIGYAGTGKSTSSKAILQLLEEVVSYDDIITIALSGIASQRISDTTGYNSATIQSLLVKHKEKDFFPYKVILLDEASMVNSVTFYQIISKIDDDTVFIIVGDDGQLPAIGAGNILADSIKYDLAPICKLTKIYRQNENQAIALIANDIRKGEVPKYNEEYEDFKFINVSISNYYAQKNSNSSNEFADIRGENSEFILNNILNISAGYIQEYFDLIKEKKINKALTLFQVITPMKGGLLGVENLNMQLQKLFNHTKGKAYATKLYEYKITDKVIHIKNENMRAQTMSMYKNGSSDFLEKRVFNGQLGLIIKLDFDENKCIVLYPNDDMVVFYDLDNVSSLLSLAYCLTIHKTQGMEYENALIPMSFSHYIMHNTKLLYTAITRAKKMCFIVGEEEAFVSACKKLEITIRESVINDLLSKPDIKNKLIDL; encoded by the coding sequence ATGGCAAAGCAAGAAGAGTATAAAAGCTTCAAACTCACAGGAGTTATAAAAAAAGTTCTTTATACAAATGAAGAAACAAAATATGTAATCGCTGTTTTAGAAAACAATCAAAAAATTTGTGGTGCATATTTTGATACTGAAATAGAAAAAATTGTAGGTGAAGAAGTTGTATTAAACGGTAATTGGACTACACATAAAAAATATGGAGTTCAATTTGAATTTGATACTTTAGAGCTCAAAGAAGCCGAAATATTCTTTTTTCTTACAAAAATTGTAAAAGGTGTAGGCAAAAAGTTTGCACAAGAACTCTTAGAAAAATATACTGAAGATGAATTAGTAAAAATATTAAACGACAATCCTGAAGAGCTACTAACATTTAAAGGCATCAAAGAAAAAAAACTTAATATGATTGTAAACTCTTGGCAAAAATTTAAACACTTGCGTGAATTAGGTTCTTTTCTTGCAAAATTTGGAGTGACTTCAAATTTAATTACAAGAATTTACTCATCACTTGGTGAAGTAGATAACTTAATTGAAAAAATCAAAAAAAATCCGTATCTTTTAATTAATATAAAAGGAATTGGGTTCAAGCGTGCAGATGAAATTGCAAAAGCTTTAGGAATTGATCCTTTCTCCCAGTTTAGAATAATGGCATGTTTAAACTATACTTTAAGAGAATATTGTGACAACAATGGTAACTCATCAATTGATAAATCACATCTGTACAAACTTTTAGACGATTCCTTACGTTTTAGCGATAAAAATGATTTATACGAAGAGTCACTTACAAAAATGCTTGTTGAGGAAGAAATTTTTGTTACAAAAGAAAATCGTTATTCTCCTTCTATTCTGTATTATGCAGAAAAAAGAACTTTAGAATTTTTTCAAAGAAGACAAAATGATTTGAATCGTAAAATAATTGCTACTTTTGATGATTATTTAGTAAAAAAGCAGCTTACTTTAGGTTTTGAGTTAAGTAGTGAACAAAAAAAAGCAGTTGAACTTGTAAATGATGGACATAAAACACTTTTTTTAATTGGATATGCAGGAACAGGTAAATCTACATCAAGTAAGGCTATTTTACAACTATTAGAAGAAGTTGTTTCTTATGACGATATTATTACAATTGCTTTAAGTGGAATTGCATCACAAAGGATTTCTGACACAACAGGCTATAACTCTGCAACCATTCAATCACTATTGGTAAAACATAAAGAAAAAGATTTTTTCCCTTATAAAGTTATTTTACTTGATGAAGCTTCAATGGTAAATTCAGTAACTTTCTATCAGATTATTTCAAAAATTGATGATGATACAGTTTTTATTATAGTTGGTGATGATGGTCAGTTACCTGCTATTGGTGCTGGGAATATCCTTGCTGATTCAATTAAATATGACTTAGCTCCTATTTGTAAATTAACAAAAATATATAGACAAAATGAAAACCAAGCAATTGCATTAATTGCTAATGATATTAGAAAAGGTGAAGTCCCAAAATATAATGAAGAGTATGAAGATTTTAAGTTTATTAATGTCTCAATTTCAAATTATTATGCACAAAAAAATTCTAACTCATCAAATGAATTTGCTGATATTAGAGGAGAAAATTCTGAGTTTATATTAAATAATATATTAAATATTTCAGCAGGTTATATTCAAGAATATTTTGATTTAATAAAAGAGAAAAAAATAAATAAAGCACTTACATTATTTCAAGTGATTACGCCTATGAAAGGTGGTTTGTTAGGTGTTGAGAATCTAAATATGCAGTTACAAAAACTATTTAATCATACAAAAGGTAAAGCTTATGCAACTAAACTTTATGAGTATAAAATAACTGATAAAGTAATACATATTAAAAATGAAAACATGAGAGCTCAAACAATGAGTATGTATAAAAATGGTTCAAGTGATTTTTTAGAAAAAAGGGTGTTTAATGGACAATTAGGACTTATTATAAAGCTTGATTTTGATGAAAATAAATGTATTGTTTTATATCCTAATGATGATATGGTAGTATTTTATGACTTGGATAATGTCTCATCTTTATTATCTTTAGCATATTGTTTAACAATTCACAAAACTCAAGGAATGGAGTATGAAAATGCTTTAATTCCAATGAGTTTTTCTCACTATATTATGCATAATACTAAGCTACTTTACACAGCAATTACAAGAGCTAAAAAAATGTGTTTTATTGTTGGTGAAGAAGAAGCATTTGTAAGTGCTTGTAAAAAGTTAGAAATAACGATTAGAGAGTCAGTTATAAACGATTTATTATCTAAGCCAGACATTAAAAATAAACTAATAGATCTTTAA
- the arsC gene encoding arsenate reductase (glutaredoxin) (This arsenate reductase requires both glutathione and glutaredoxin to convert arsenate to arsenite, after which the efflux transporter formed by ArsA and ArsB can extrude the arsenite from the cell, providing resistance.), with protein MEDITIWHNPRCSKSRNALNLIEEKNINKKVFKYLEENPSKEQITNILKLLKISAKDLLRTGEKIYKELDLKNIDNEDELITAMYENPKLIERPIIIIGNEAVIARPIENLELLLKKYT; from the coding sequence ATGGAAGATATAACAATTTGGCATAATCCTAGATGCTCAAAATCAAGAAATGCATTAAACTTAATAGAAGAAAAAAATATAAATAAAAAAGTATTTAAATACTTAGAAGAAAATCCTTCAAAAGAACAAATCACAAATATTTTAAAATTGTTAAAAATTAGTGCAAAAGATCTTTTAAGAACTGGTGAAAAAATCTATAAAGAATTAGATTTAAAAAATATCGATAATGAAGATGAATTAATTACTGCAATGTACGAGAACCCAAAATTAATTGAAAGACCGATAATTATAATTGGTAATGAAGCTGTAATTGCTAGACCTATTGAGAACTTGGAGTTATTATTAAAGAAATACACGTAA
- the fliW gene encoding flagellar assembly protein FliW yields the protein MKYEVTIPIDGFENEKEFFFQKLDDFFSTITGVENEKEIKLMSFGALKNIIFTLPDEFICKLEIDEISDISIYYVFVLQTNNNDNSLNTFSPIVLNNKKYKMGQIHLDANDLGLENFDALLPKL from the coding sequence ATGAAATATGAGGTTACTATTCCTATTGATGGTTTTGAAAATGAAAAAGAGTTCTTTTTTCAAAAACTAGATGATTTCTTTTCTACAATCACAGGTGTAGAAAATGAAAAAGAGATTAAATTAATGAGCTTTGGAGCTTTAAAAAATATAATCTTCACTTTGCCAGATGAATTTATTTGCAAATTAGAAATAGATGAAATAAGTGATATTTCTATTTATTATGTGTTTGTTCTTCAAACTAATAATAACGACAATTCTTTGAATACTTTTTCTCCAATAGTTTTAAATAATAAAAAATATAAAATGGGTCAAATCCACTTAGATGCAAATGATTTAGGTTTAGAAAACTTTGATGCTTTACTTCCAAAATTATGA
- a CDS encoding flagellar hook-length control protein FliK, whose translation MVVSQNPTLNILIAKENKALETVLKEADTKTLQNMVQNKSSSPADVLKNLFEQAKSGAKSNTNIESMLKNSSAFKDLGSFSSSTSTLLDQIDEDSNLSKFKPLLQNFLKNMNSLDENTLKEQINKSGVFLESKIAQNSSNNSSLPNKVEQLLNQIQNITKDLNTTQAKVVNDLITKLTQNTNSNSDQLTNMKTLLTSLQDLSNSLSSKTTQNLSNLTNQLSSMIDKASLIESKLQNTNSNQLLDNKNTINNQAKELLSQIKNEVLGNNPSNQTKNLLSQIDTLIKTNDLFAKNDKLIEPKVLLNQLMNSSDIKNASNLNSNISSLVLNLKNITNDINNLEQKVLNSQSIVNDKASLIDNLKQNLSQLKLELSNMSGLDSKAANQMISKLENITTLFSKIDNPISNLQSNIASNISTFTSNFSSNLNTLLMSMKEDITNLATNQNNNNAQNNLLKAIDKIEVILKENIINPNTQMISKNETNPLSSDMKSILLQMSDELASKTDAKSQEMFKQVDKMITQIDYHQLLSHTGNSNSVYVPFLWDMLEDGSINMKKTDEEKFYCQINLTLKDFGKVDLMLAMYDKNKIDITISAQRDHFKTAVKENLQNLKIALNEVDLIPVNIKLLDLKEENEKSQTDIKTEAFVNPYNNQNLTSVDIRV comes from the coding sequence ATGGTAGTATCACAAAACCCAACACTAAATATACTCATAGCAAAAGAGAATAAAGCTCTTGAAACTGTACTAAAAGAAGCAGATACAAAAACCCTTCAAAATATGGTACAAAACAAATCATCCTCTCCTGCTGATGTATTAAAAAATTTATTTGAACAGGCAAAAAGTGGTGCTAAATCAAATACAAATATAGAAAGTATGTTAAAAAACTCATCTGCATTTAAAGATTTAGGTTCTTTTTCAAGTTCTACATCAACATTGTTAGATCAAATTGATGAAGATAGTAATTTAAGTAAATTCAAACCTTTGTTACAAAACTTTTTAAAGAACATGAACAGCTTAGATGAAAACACTTTAAAAGAACAAATAAATAAATCAGGTGTTTTTCTTGAATCAAAAATAGCTCAAAACAGCTCAAATAATTCAAGTTTACCAAATAAGGTTGAGCAGTTATTAAATCAAATACAAAATATTACAAAAGATTTAAATACAACTCAAGCTAAAGTGGTTAATGATTTGATTACAAAACTTACACAAAATACAAATTCAAATAGCGATCAATTAACAAATATGAAAACACTACTTACTTCTTTACAAGATTTAAGTAATAGTTTATCGAGTAAAACAACTCAAAACCTATCAAATTTAACAAATCAGCTTAGTTCCATGATTGATAAAGCAAGCTTAATCGAATCAAAACTTCAAAATACAAACTCAAATCAATTATTAGATAATAAAAATACAATTAATAATCAAGCAAAAGAGTTATTATCACAAATTAAAAATGAAGTTTTAGGAAACAATCCTTCAAATCAAACTAAAAATCTTTTAAGTCAAATAGATACTTTAATTAAAACAAATGATTTATTTGCTAAAAATGATAAGTTAATTGAGCCAAAAGTTTTACTTAATCAATTGATGAACTCAAGTGATATAAAAAATGCTAGTAATTTAAATTCTAATATCTCTTCTTTAGTTTTAAATTTAAAAAATATTACAAATGATATTAATAATCTTGAGCAAAAAGTTTTAAATTCACAATCAATTGTAAATGATAAAGCATCATTGATTGATAATTTAAAACAAAACTTATCACAATTAAAACTTGAACTATCAAATATGAGTGGTCTTGATAGTAAAGCAGCTAATCAAATGATTTCAAAACTAGAAAATATTACAACACTTTTTTCAAAAATTGATAATCCAATTTCTAATTTACAAAGTAATATTGCTAGTAATATTAGTACTTTTACAAGTAATTTCTCATCAAATCTAAATACATTATTAATGTCAATGAAAGAAGATATTACAAATTTAGCTACTAACCAAAATAACAATAATGCACAAAATAACTTATTAAAAGCTATTGATAAAATTGAAGTTATATTAAAAGAAAATATTATAAATCCAAATACACAAATGATTTCAAAAAATGAAACAAATCCCTTATCAAGTGATATGAAATCAATTTTATTACAAATGAGCGATGAATTAGCTTCTAAAACAGATGCAAAATCACAAGAGATGTTTAAGCAAGTTGACAAAATGATTACCCAGATTGATTACCATCAGCTTTTATCTCATACAGGAAATTCAAATAGTGTTTATGTACCTTTTTTGTGGGATATGCTAGAAGATGGTTCTATAAATATGAAAAAAACTGATGAAGAAAAATTTTATTGTCAAATAAATTTAACATTAAAAGATTTTGGAAAAGTTGATTTAATGCTTGCCATGTATGATAAAAATAAAATTGACATTACAATTTCTGCTCAACGAGATCATTTTAAAACAGCAGTAAAAGAGAACCTTCAAAATCTTAAAATTGCTCTTAATGAAGTAGATTTAATTCCAGTTAATATTAAACTGCTTGATTTAAAAGAAGAAAATGAAAAAAGTCAAACAGATATAAAAACTGAAGCATTTGTAAATCCATATAACAATCAAAACTTGACTAGTGTTGATATAAGGGTTTAA
- a CDS encoding EscU/YscU/HrcU family type III secretion system export apparatus switch protein: MEEKNINEINNVTTQKAVALKYDMEKDSAPSLVAKGKGQTATNIIKLANEHDIPIKKDEDLVELLSQIDIDKEIPGSMYKAVAEIFSFIYDLSNKNKQFQKNYEDKNKI; the protein is encoded by the coding sequence ATGGAAGAAAAGAATATAAATGAAATAAATAATGTAACAACTCAAAAAGCAGTTGCACTTAAATATGACATGGAAAAAGATAGTGCTCCAAGTTTAGTTGCAAAAGGAAAAGGTCAAACTGCTACTAATATTATTAAACTTGCAAATGAACATGATATTCCTATAAAAAAAGATGAAGATTTAGTTGAACTTTTATCACAAATAGATATAGATAAAGAAATACCTGGGAGCATGTATAAAGCAGTTGCTGAAATATTTTCTTTTATTTATGATTTATCAAATAAAAATAAACAGTTCCAAAAAAATTATGAAGATAAGAACAAAATTTAG